The following proteins come from a genomic window of Candidatus Omnitrophota bacterium:
- a CDS encoding MerR family transcriptional regulator has translation MTVFFKFYLTRVIVYAIYDIMISSQKVIKKHNISYQTLNYYTNLGLLTVRKRKGNGRLYNEQEVDRNLKRISQLKDQGYPLRLICKML, from the coding sequence ATGACAGTTTTTTTTAAATTTTACTTGACAAGAGTTATAGTATATGCTATATATGATATAATGATTTCTTCGCAAAAAGTTATAAAAAAACACAATATTTCATATCAAACCTTAAATTACTACACGAATCTCGGCCTGCTCACGGTCAGAAAGAGAAAGGGCAACGGCCGGCTGTATAATGAACAGGAGGTTGACAGAAACCTGAAGCGGATCAGCCAGCTCAAAGATCAGGGCTATCCGTTAAGATTGATCTGTAAAATGCTGTAA
- the otsB gene encoding trehalose-phosphatase — MKYLFADWRELSKKFASTKKVILLTDYDGTLTPIVKHPGEAALSRNTKNLLRSISKKRRVKLGVLSGRSISDIKKLVGLKNIIYSGNHGFEIETKRKLFLHPHAKKARPALKQIYHSLSRRFSGDRQVIIEDKRATVALHYRLAKGPKKVRQLKKIFRDITRPYVKDKKVRLKYGKKVLEAWPFSRVDKGWALKWIMNKLAVRKTLMIYLGDDRTDEDAFKAMGRRGISVFVGSEKKRSKAGYFLKDTGEVKEFLKRLNLSFPDLIGQ; from the coding sequence ATGAAATATTTATTTGCTGATTGGCGGGAGTTATCCAAAAAATTCGCCTCAACAAAAAAAGTCATTTTGCTTACTGATTACGACGGCACCCTGACCCCGATTGTCAAACACCCCGGGGAAGCCGCCTTAAGCAGGAACACAAAAAACCTGCTCCGCTCTATCTCTAAAAAAAGACGCGTTAAACTCGGGGTTTTAAGCGGCCGCTCGATTTCCGATATAAAAAAACTGGTTGGCCTGAAAAACATAATCTACTCGGGAAATCACGGTTTTGAGATAGAAACGAAAAGGAAACTGTTTCTTCATCCCCATGCTAAAAAGGCCCGGCCGGCGTTAAAACAGATTTATCACAGTTTATCCCGGAGGTTTTCCGGAGACCGGCAGGTTATTATCGAGGATAAACGGGCAACCGTTGCCCTGCATTACCGCCTGGCCAAAGGGCCTAAGAAAGTCAGGCAATTAAAAAAGATATTTCGGGATATTACCCGGCCATACGTTAAAGATAAAAAGGTGCGGCTTAAGTACGGTAAGAAGGTGCTTGAGGCCTGGCCGTTTTCCCGGGTAGATAAGGGCTGGGCGTTAAAATGGATTATGAATAAACTTGCTGTAAGAAAAACCCTGATGATCTATTTAGGGGATGACCGCACTGATGAAGATGCATTTAAGGCAATGGGCCGGAGAGGAATTTCTGTTTTTGTCGGCAGTGAAAAGAAAAGATCAAAGGCAGGATATTTCTTAAAAGATACCGGCGAGGTAAAAGAATTTTTAAAAAGATTAAATCTGTCATTCCCCGATTTAATCGGACAATGA
- a CDS encoding AAA family ATPase: MSYYKVLGLEREPFSTSPDPDFFYQTEERRTALANILIEIRLKRGLSIILGDIGTGKTTLSRKLFQTLGSREDIAFYMILDPSYDSEYLFLLSLVKTFGLEIGNPDPTTLDFKEALEHFLFQKGVSERKTVVLIIDEAQKLNATSLEVLRMLLNYETNRFKLLQLVVLGQMELLPQLGRAQNLMDRVTLKHTLGPFSQQETREMIEFRLHQAGYNGSEKLFRDETFSLIHSYTQGYPRRIAMLCHKALKSLVMNSRPAVDSIIIREIIDFDLRLGWQKRDLLLKNNY; the protein is encoded by the coding sequence ATGAGTTATTACAAGGTACTAGGATTAGAGCGGGAGCCGTTTTCCACAAGCCCTGACCCGGATTTTTTTTACCAAACCGAGGAACGCCGGACCGCCTTAGCCAACATATTGATCGAGATCAGGTTAAAGCGGGGCCTGAGCATCATCCTCGGCGATATCGGCACCGGCAAGACCACGCTCTCCCGAAAGTTGTTTCAGACCTTAGGGTCCAGGGAGGATATCGCCTTTTATATGATCCTCGATCCTTCTTACGATAGCGAATACCTGTTTTTGCTTTCTCTGGTCAAGACATTCGGCCTTGAAATCGGCAATCCCGATCCCACCACCCTGGATTTTAAAGAGGCCCTGGAGCATTTTCTATTTCAAAAAGGCGTAAGTGAAAGAAAAACAGTAGTCCTTATTATTGACGAGGCGCAAAAGCTTAATGCTACTTCCTTGGAGGTATTAAGGATGCTTTTAAACTACGAAACAAACCGGTTTAAACTCCTCCAGCTTGTGGTCTTAGGCCAGATGGAGCTTTTGCCCCAGCTTGGCCGGGCTCAAAACCTGATGGATCGCGTAACCTTAAAACATACACTTGGCCCGTTTAGCCAGCAGGAAACCAGGGAAATGATTGAATTTCGCCTGCACCAGGCCGGGTATAATGGCAGTGAAAAATTATTTCGGGACGAGACATTTAGCCTGATCCACAGTTATACCCAGGGCTATCCGCGCCGGATCGCAATGCTCTGCCATAAGGCCTTAAAATCCCTGGTAATGAACTCCCGGCCGGCGGTGGACAGTATTATCATCAGAGAGATTATTGATTTTGACCTTAGATTAGGATGGCAAAAAAGAGACCTACTCCTGAAGAACAATTATTAG
- a CDS encoding secretin N-terminal domain-containing protein, producing MAKPAEAIPETEIATLARNDGKAIQNMNKKIILPVLMLSVVIAVTGLAYNSNQQDMEQGLAKDVSLDLRGMDIIDTLKFLAMKGDLNIATSKNVKGRITLFLNNVTISDVLDLILLTNNLACEKKNDIITIMTEAEYEMLYGEKYSDKRQVNSFKLKYSTATKMGETLANIKSSIGRIIMDDATGTVILVDTPEKIKEMEEIAFDLDKGIIEKQSPTDTRVFELQYATVEDLSTGISEALTPDVGSIRTDERTNKIIVQDLPYKLKEIEQIIAAFDTRTKEVFIEARIVEITLNDDFAMGVNWDSLFSTITDIGIVGSFPIAFPAGAVGSLGRVSIGKWKEGFFTDEGAASEEWHSGRLDPRKANAALTFLRTLGEVKIVSSPHIAVCNNEEAQIMVGTRQPYATSTISQSETSATTSWSAEFVDVGITLTVTPTINKDGFVRMHIKPEVSTLRDWFEITDEAGTAQIRLPEVDTSNAETDVLVEDGKTIIIAGLISERDYENEDKFPVLGDIPVLGNLFKSKSKGSRTRELVIFLTPHIIHHEKKLPAKKLLSSKDDFHHFRLGLSYEQNKDYLPAIEEYEEVLKINPVSAVTHLRLANIYHDYIKDSQKAEYHFKQHAILTALKEKK from the coding sequence ATGGCGAAGCCAGCCGAAGCAATCCCGGAAACAGAGATTGCTACGCTCGCTCGCAATGACGGAAAAGCGATACAAAACATGAATAAAAAAATAATTCTCCCAGTCTTGATGTTATCTGTTGTAATTGCGGTCACCGGCCTAGCGTATAACAGCAATCAACAGGATATGGAGCAGGGCTTAGCCAAGGATGTGTCCCTGGACCTGCGGGGAATGGACATAATCGATACCCTTAAATTCCTGGCAATGAAGGGCGATTTAAATATCGCTACCAGCAAGAACGTCAAAGGCCGGATAACCCTGTTTTTGAACAATGTAACTATCAGCGATGTCTTAGACCTTATCCTGCTTACCAACAACCTGGCCTGCGAAAAAAAGAACGACATAATCACAATAATGACCGAGGCCGAGTACGAGATGCTCTACGGAGAGAAATATTCCGATAAACGGCAGGTCAACAGTTTCAAGCTTAAATACTCTACCGCCACAAAAATGGGCGAGACCCTGGCTAATATCAAAAGCAGTATCGGCAGGATTATTATGGATGATGCAACCGGCACCGTCATCTTGGTAGACACCCCGGAGAAAATAAAAGAAATGGAGGAAATCGCCTTTGATCTTGATAAAGGCATTATTGAAAAACAATCCCCTACCGATACCAGGGTATTTGAACTTCAGTATGCCACTGTTGAAGACCTCTCCACCGGGATTTCCGAAGCCCTGACCCCGGATGTTGGCTCGATCAGGACCGATGAACGGACCAATAAAATAATCGTCCAGGACCTGCCCTATAAGCTAAAAGAGATTGAACAAATAATCGCGGCATTCGACACCCGGACCAAAGAAGTGTTTATCGAAGCAAGGATTGTGGAAATAACCTTAAACGATGACTTTGCGATGGGCGTAAATTGGGACAGCCTGTTTAGCACGATAACGGATATCGGAATAGTGGGTAGTTTTCCGATCGCCTTTCCTGCCGGCGCGGTCGGCAGCCTCGGCAGGGTTTCTATCGGAAAATGGAAAGAAGGGTTCTTTACCGATGAGGGCGCGGCAAGTGAAGAATGGCATTCCGGCCGCCTGGACCCCCGGAAGGCCAATGCCGCCCTGACATTCCTGAGAACCTTAGGTGAGGTAAAAATTGTCTCTTCTCCGCATATCGCTGTCTGTAATAATGAAGAGGCCCAGATTATGGTCGGCACCCGCCAGCCCTATGCCACCAGCACCATTTCCCAGTCAGAGACCTCGGCTACCACTTCCTGGAGCGCGGAGTTCGTTGATGTCGGAATAACCCTTACCGTTACCCCCACGATCAATAAAGACGGGTTTGTCAGGATGCATATCAAGCCTGAAGTAAGCACGCTCAGGGACTGGTTTGAGATAACCGATGAAGCCGGCACTGCCCAGATCCGCCTGCCCGAGGTCGATACGTCCAATGCCGAGACAGATGTTTTGGTTGAGGACGGAAAGACAATAATTATTGCCGGCCTGATCAGCGAGAGGGACTATGAAAACGAAGACAAGTTTCCGGTTCTGGGCGATATACCTGTGCTGGGAAATCTATTCAAATCAAAATCCAAAGGAAGCAGGACGAGGGAATTGGTCATTTTTCTGACGCCCCATATTATTCATCATGAGAAAAAACTCCCGGCAAAAAAACTCCTTTCTTCCAAAGACGACTTTCACCATTTCAGGCTCGGCCTTTCCTATGAACAGAACAAGGATTATCTTCCGGCAATAGAGGAATATGAAGAAGTGCTGAAGATTAACCCTGTAAGCGCGGTTACCCATCTGCGCCTGGCCAATATTTACCATGATTACATCAAGGATTCCCAAAAAGCAGAGTACCATTTCAAACAGCACGCGATCTTAACCGCGTTAAAAGAAAAGAAATAG